The Plantibacter sp. Leaf314 genome includes a window with the following:
- a CDS encoding homoserine O-acetyltransferase — translation MDWQIPEDSVPSRFVTEAEVGALLANPPSSGAWRDGDRPGDRLFAPLGRLDFEHGGSIPHARLAYETWGTLDDDGGNAVLVLHALTGDSHVLGSAGNGHATAGWWAGVVGPGLAVDTDRWFVVAPNMIGGCQGSTGPSSFAPDGVEWGSRFPYTSVRDQVEAQHRLLGHLGLDRWAAVIGGSMGGMHALEWAVTHPDLVERLAVIAAPPVTTADQISLNFVQLEAVRTDPNFQGGDYYDAPDGDGPHRGLALARRMALLNYRSPGELNARFERSWQSSVSPLGRGGRFAVESYLDFHGNKFTRRFDAGSYVTLVEAMNSHDVGRDRGGVGAALRGYPGPSLVLGIDSDRLFPVSGQEEIALHLSGNLDGTRPAVLRSDFGHDGFLIENALVGPHLSRLLDV, via the coding sequence ATGGACTGGCAGATCCCGGAAGACAGTGTGCCCTCCCGCTTCGTGACCGAAGCCGAGGTCGGCGCCCTGCTCGCGAACCCGCCCTCGAGCGGCGCGTGGCGGGACGGCGACCGCCCGGGCGACCGGTTGTTCGCGCCGCTCGGCCGCCTCGACTTCGAGCACGGCGGCAGCATCCCGCACGCCAGGCTGGCCTACGAGACCTGGGGCACCCTCGACGACGACGGCGGGAACGCGGTCCTCGTGCTCCACGCCCTCACCGGCGACAGCCACGTGCTCGGCTCCGCAGGCAACGGGCACGCGACGGCCGGTTGGTGGGCCGGCGTCGTCGGCCCCGGCCTCGCCGTCGACACGGACCGCTGGTTCGTCGTCGCACCGAACATGATCGGCGGTTGCCAGGGCAGCACCGGCCCCTCGTCCTTCGCCCCCGACGGCGTCGAGTGGGGTTCCCGGTTCCCGTACACCTCCGTCCGCGACCAGGTGGAGGCGCAGCACCGGCTCCTCGGACACCTCGGCCTCGACCGGTGGGCCGCCGTCATCGGTGGGTCGATGGGCGGCATGCACGCCCTCGAGTGGGCCGTCACCCACCCGGACCTCGTCGAGCGCCTCGCCGTGATCGCGGCTCCCCCGGTGACGACGGCCGACCAGATCTCCTTGAACTTCGTCCAGCTCGAGGCGGTGCGGACCGACCCGAACTTCCAGGGCGGCGACTACTACGACGCGCCCGACGGCGACGGTCCGCACCGCGGGCTCGCCCTCGCCCGTCGCATGGCGCTGCTCAACTACCGCAGTCCGGGTGAGTTGAACGCGCGGTTCGAGCGCAGCTGGCAGTCGAGCGTCAGCCCGCTCGGCCGGGGCGGACGCTTCGCCGTGGAGTCCTACCTCGACTTCCACGGCAACAAGTTCACGCGTCGGTTCGACGCCGGAAGCTATGTGACGCTCGTCGAGGCGATGAACTCGCACGATGTCGGGCGCGACCGCGGTGGGGTCGGGGCCGCGTTGCGCGGCTATCCGGGGCCGTCGCTCGTCCTCGGGATCGACAGCGACCGGCTCTTTCCGGTCAGCGGGCAGGAGGAGATCGCCCTGCACCTCTCGGGCAACCTCGACGGCACCCGACCGGCGGTCTTGCGGTCCGATTTCGGACACGACGGATTCCTGATCGAGAACGCCTTGGTCGGCCCGCACCTGAGCCGACTCCTCGACGTCTGA
- a CDS encoding SDR family oxidoreductase, with the protein MTTRRVVVTGASSGIGEATARRFAAEGWDVVAVARRVDRLETLVADIGGTAVVADLTVQADVDALAARVEGLGGAHALVNNAGGAFGLASVEDGDVDDWARMYDINVLGTKRVVQALLPILRRSIPDGGAATIVGVTSIAGHVAYVGGGGYNAAKFAERALFEVLRLELNGEPIRVIEVAPGMVHTEEFSLVRFGGDQERADAVYEDVPDPLSADDVAEAIVHATSLPPHVNLDHITIKPVAQAAPYRLAKGPLRVAE; encoded by the coding sequence ATGACGACGAGACGTGTGGTGGTGACCGGTGCGAGTTCAGGGATCGGCGAGGCGACGGCGAGACGCTTCGCGGCCGAGGGCTGGGACGTGGTCGCGGTGGCCCGCCGGGTCGACCGCCTCGAGACGCTCGTCGCCGACATCGGCGGCACGGCCGTCGTCGCTGACCTGACGGTCCAGGCCGACGTCGACGCCCTCGCGGCCCGGGTCGAGGGGCTCGGTGGGGCGCACGCCCTCGTCAACAACGCGGGCGGTGCCTTCGGACTGGCCTCCGTCGAGGACGGCGACGTCGACGACTGGGCGCGCATGTACGACATCAACGTGCTCGGGACGAAGCGGGTCGTGCAGGCGCTCCTGCCGATCCTCCGCCGGAGCATCCCCGACGGCGGCGCGGCGACCATCGTCGGCGTGACGTCGATCGCCGGACACGTCGCGTACGTCGGCGGCGGCGGGTACAACGCCGCGAAGTTCGCCGAGCGCGCCCTCTTCGAGGTGCTCCGCCTGGAGCTCAACGGTGAACCCATCCGCGTGATCGAGGTGGCCCCGGGCATGGTGCACACGGAGGAGTTCTCGCTCGTCCGGTTCGGCGGCGACCAGGAGCGCGCCGACGCCGTCTACGAGGACGTGCCCGACCCGCTGTCGGCCGACGACGTCGCCGAGGCGATCGTCCACGCGACCTCGCTGCCACCCCACGTGAACCTCGACCACATCACGATCAAGCCGGTCGCGCAGGCGGCCCCGTACCGTCTGGCGAAGGGGCCGTTGCGCGTCGCGGAGTAG
- a CDS encoding response regulator transcription factor encodes MTSQESRIRVGIVDDHRMLLGALTEWIRSVADDIELVVVTPSWPELLTHPAFPVDVLLLDVDLKDNVPVAVKLATLKTTGVTTVLMSTYSDPAVVREALAAGALGYLAKSEDAETIVHALRAASRGESYISPELDLALASGASGTGPRLSAQERRVMALYAAGEPVKMVAESLGISDETAKSYLKRIREKYRNAGIDVGTKVALRKRAILDGIIVD; translated from the coding sequence ATGACGTCACAGGAGTCACGGATCAGGGTCGGCATCGTCGATGACCACCGGATGCTGCTCGGCGCGCTCACCGAATGGATCAGGAGCGTCGCCGACGACATCGAACTCGTCGTCGTCACCCCCTCGTGGCCGGAACTCCTGACGCACCCGGCCTTCCCCGTCGACGTCCTCCTGCTCGACGTCGACCTCAAGGACAACGTCCCGGTGGCCGTGAAGCTCGCGACGCTGAAGACCACCGGGGTCACCACCGTCCTCATGAGCACGTACAGCGACCCGGCCGTGGTGCGCGAGGCCCTGGCGGCCGGCGCGCTCGGCTACCTCGCGAAGAGCGAGGACGCGGAGACCATCGTGCACGCACTCCGCGCGGCATCCCGTGGCGAGTCGTACATCTCCCCGGAGCTCGACCTCGCGCTCGCGAGCGGCGCGTCCGGGACGGGACCCCGCCTCAGCGCGCAGGAGCGTCGGGTCATGGCCCTGTACGCCGCCGGTGAGCCGGTGAAGATGGTGGCCGAGAGCCTCGGGATCTCCGACGAGACGGCGAAGAGCTACCTCAAGCGCATCCGGGAGAAGTACCGCAACGCGGGTATCGACGTCGGCACGAAGGTCGCGCTGCGGAAGCGCGCGATCCTCGACGGCATCATCGTCGACTAG
- a CDS encoding MFS transporter has translation MPTIMDGSTQLSPTRIRLAILALAVGAFGIGTTEFVAMGLLPNIATDLLPELAARSQEQANAQAAWLITAYALGVVVGAPTIAALVARYRRKTVLLWLGVAFTVGTLASALLPSFGLVLLARFVAALPHGAYFGMAALVAASLMGPGKRGKGVALVMTGLTIANVIGVPFATWVGQEFGWRSAYLIVTAIFALATVTIWFAVPVQAGNPQQTMRRELRVFRRSQVWFVLGFGSIGFGGLFAVYSYLAPLVTEVAGESASLVPWALATMGVGMTIGNLVGGHLADRGVKRALIVFFSLMIVVLTALALTASWTPTMFLFVFAVGFASQGLGPAIQTRLMDVAGDSQSLAAALNHSALNIGNALGAFLGGLVIAGGLGYLAPVWTGVVLTGVGLVIVITSFRVERRQLARELARANETEDRRVADRNPPTAPIPV, from the coding sequence ATGCCCACCATCATGGACGGGTCGACGCAGCTGTCGCCGACCCGCATTCGTCTTGCCATCCTCGCGCTCGCCGTGGGTGCCTTCGGCATCGGTACCACCGAGTTCGTCGCGATGGGGCTGCTGCCGAACATCGCCACCGACCTCCTCCCGGAGCTCGCCGCGCGCAGCCAGGAGCAGGCGAACGCCCAGGCCGCCTGGCTGATCACCGCCTACGCGCTCGGTGTGGTCGTCGGAGCCCCGACGATCGCCGCACTCGTCGCCCGCTACCGCCGCAAGACCGTGCTCCTCTGGCTCGGCGTCGCGTTCACCGTCGGCACACTCGCGTCCGCGCTGCTGCCGAGCTTCGGCCTCGTCCTGCTGGCCCGCTTCGTCGCGGCGCTCCCGCACGGCGCCTACTTCGGGATGGCGGCGCTCGTGGCCGCGAGTCTCATGGGACCGGGCAAGCGGGGCAAGGGCGTCGCGCTCGTCATGACCGGGCTGACGATCGCCAACGTGATCGGTGTGCCGTTCGCCACCTGGGTCGGCCAGGAGTTCGGCTGGCGATCCGCCTATCTCATCGTCACCGCGATCTTCGCGCTCGCGACGGTCACCATCTGGTTCGCCGTGCCCGTCCAGGCAGGGAACCCGCAGCAGACGATGCGACGGGAGCTCCGGGTGTTCCGGCGGAGCCAGGTGTGGTTCGTGCTCGGCTTCGGATCCATCGGGTTCGGTGGACTCTTCGCCGTCTACAGCTACCTCGCCCCGCTCGTGACGGAGGTGGCTGGTGAGTCCGCATCACTCGTGCCGTGGGCCCTGGCGACGATGGGTGTCGGCATGACGATCGGCAACCTCGTGGGCGGACACCTCGCCGATCGCGGCGTGAAGCGGGCGCTCATCGTGTTCTTCAGCCTGATGATCGTCGTGCTGACCGCGCTCGCGCTCACCGCGTCATGGACGCCGACCATGTTCCTGTTCGTCTTCGCCGTCGGCTTCGCCTCGCAGGGGCTCGGGCCGGCCATCCAGACGAGACTCATGGACGTCGCCGGCGACAGCCAGTCGCTCGCCGCGGCGCTCAACCACTCCGCCCTCAACATCGGGAACGCCCTCGGGGCCTTCCTCGGCGGGCTCGTCATCGCCGGCGGCCTCGGCTACCTCGCCCCGGTGTGGACGGGTGTCGTGCTGACGGGCGTCGGCTTGGTGATCGTGATCACGAGCTTCCGGGTGGAGCGACGTCAGCTCGCACGCGAGCTCGCCAGGGCGAACGAGACCGAGGACCGACGCGTCGCGGACCGCAATCCGCCGACGGCGCCGATCCCCGTCTGA
- a CDS encoding sensor histidine kinase, producing the protein MEREARTKRRLLRRTTRLFGLSGCVTAAMILSVPGVVSGGRYAAVLLLVAMLAIAHIAAEQYDDPRWLALVFVAGVVSVVFVGLSDGGTGSVGQAGAIAAIASLGMGAIAARLVPFRRAWPLLLGAFLLTAVAIVVVTGATNLTIPTIGLTAAVWVTIGAFGGWLDSSVPRLIRRVDNIGSAYNAERLASQAESQRRQDARLLHDTALATLTLLAHSGRGVDATALRSQARNDAHLLRSLRLGEELSPVSSGTYILQRSADFTLDEGIEAVTDRFAGLGLTVNVYGGGQANLDPRVREAFLLALGECLENVRRHSGVDSADVTVSIDEQTARLLITDTGSGFDPTAVPDGHLGVAESVVARIQEVGGQARVFSAPGAGTTVILEVPQA; encoded by the coding sequence ATGGAACGCGAGGCGAGGACCAAGCGACGTCTACTGCGGCGCACGACCCGCTTGTTCGGGCTCTCCGGATGTGTCACCGCCGCCATGATCCTCAGTGTCCCCGGGGTCGTCTCCGGCGGGCGATACGCCGCTGTGCTCCTCCTCGTCGCCATGCTGGCGATCGCACACATCGCCGCCGAGCAGTACGACGATCCGCGCTGGCTCGCCCTGGTCTTCGTCGCCGGCGTCGTCTCGGTCGTGTTCGTCGGCCTCTCCGACGGCGGTACCGGCAGTGTCGGTCAGGCGGGCGCCATCGCCGCCATCGCCTCCCTCGGGATGGGGGCGATCGCCGCGAGACTCGTGCCGTTCCGCCGCGCCTGGCCGTTGCTGCTCGGGGCGTTCCTCCTGACCGCCGTCGCGATCGTCGTCGTCACCGGGGCGACCAACCTCACGATCCCCACGATCGGCCTTACCGCGGCCGTCTGGGTGACGATCGGAGCGTTCGGCGGGTGGCTCGACTCGAGCGTGCCCCGACTCATCCGACGCGTCGACAACATCGGCAGCGCGTACAACGCGGAACGGCTCGCGAGCCAGGCCGAGTCGCAACGGCGGCAGGACGCACGGCTCCTCCACGACACCGCGCTCGCGACCCTCACGCTCCTCGCGCACTCGGGGCGAGGGGTCGACGCCACCGCCCTCCGTTCGCAGGCACGGAACGACGCGCACCTGCTCCGGAGCCTCCGGCTCGGTGAAGAGCTCAGTCCCGTCTCCTCCGGCACCTACATCCTGCAACGGAGTGCCGACTTCACCCTCGACGAAGGCATCGAAGCCGTGACGGACCGCTTCGCCGGGCTGGGCCTCACCGTCAACGTCTACGGCGGTGGCCAGGCGAACCTCGACCCCCGGGTGCGCGAAGCCTTCCTCCTCGCCCTCGGCGAATGCCTCGAGAACGTACGGCGTCATTCCGGCGTGGATTCGGCCGACGTCACCGTCTCCATCGATGAGCAGACCGCCAGGCTCCTCATCACCGACACCGGGAGCGGGTTCGATCCGACAGCGGTACCGGACGGTCACCTCGGCGTCGCTGAATCGGTCGTCGCGCGCATCCAGGAGGTCGGCGGCCAGGCACGCGTGTTCTCCGCCCCGGGTGCCGGCACGACCGTGATCCTGGAGGTCCCGCAGGCATGA
- a CDS encoding thiamine-binding protein: protein MLVAFSVAPSGTGKSDGSVHDAVAAAVRIVRESGLPNRTDSMFTTIEGEWDEVFAVIKEATEAVGAYGSRVSLVLKADIRPGYTGELTAKLDRLDAALDNDG from the coding sequence ATGCTCGTCGCCTTCTCCGTCGCACCCAGCGGCACCGGCAAGTCGGACGGATCCGTCCACGACGCCGTCGCAGCGGCCGTCCGGATCGTCCGTGAGTCGGGACTGCCGAACCGGACCGACTCGATGTTCACGACGATCGAGGGGGAGTGGGACGAGGTGTTCGCCGTCATCAAGGAGGCCACCGAAGCGGTCGGCGCCTACGGGAGCCGCGTCTCCCTCGTCCTGAAGGCCGACATCCGGCCCGGCTACACGGGCGAGCTGACGGCCAAGCTCGATCGGCTCGACGCCGCGCTCGACAACGACGGCTGA
- a CDS encoding bifunctional o-acetylhomoserine/o-acetylserine sulfhydrylase, translating to MSDATNDWKFETKQIHSGAAPDPVTKARATPIYQTTSYVFDNADHAKNLFALAEFGNIYTRIQNPTQAVVEERLTALEGGSGALLLASGQAAEASAVLNIAQAGDHIVSSSSIYGGTYNLFKYTLAKLGIETTFVENQDDAEEWRRAVRPNTKLFFAETIGNPKINILDIRLVADVAHAAGVPLIVDNTIATPYLIRPFEHGADIIVHSATKFLGGHGTVIGGVIVDGGTFSWTGHAERFPGLTTPDPSYHGAVYTDAVGDALAYIIKARVQLLRDLGAAIAPASAWQLIQGIETLSLRIERHVQNAQHVAEWLDAHPDIASVNYSGLPSSPWYATANRYAPKGVGAVLSFELKGGVDAGRAFVNSLKLFSHLANIGDVRSLVIHPASTTHSQLSPEQQLTAGVTPGLVRLSVGLENIDDITADLQAGLTAAKQVVEAARV from the coding sequence ATGAGCGATGCCACGAACGACTGGAAGTTCGAGACGAAGCAGATCCACTCGGGAGCCGCGCCCGATCCCGTCACGAAGGCCAGGGCGACGCCGATCTACCAGACCACGAGCTACGTGTTCGACAACGCCGACCACGCGAAGAACCTCTTCGCGCTCGCCGAGTTCGGCAACATCTACACGCGTATCCAGAACCCGACGCAGGCCGTCGTCGAGGAGCGCCTCACTGCGCTCGAGGGCGGATCGGGTGCGCTCCTCCTCGCGTCCGGTCAGGCCGCCGAGGCGTCCGCCGTGCTGAACATCGCGCAGGCGGGCGACCACATCGTGTCGTCCTCCTCGATCTACGGCGGTACGTACAACCTCTTCAAGTACACGCTCGCGAAGCTCGGCATCGAGACCACCTTCGTCGAGAACCAGGACGACGCCGAGGAGTGGCGTCGCGCCGTGCGTCCGAACACGAAGCTGTTCTTCGCGGAGACCATCGGCAACCCGAAGATCAACATCCTGGACATCCGTCTCGTCGCCGACGTCGCGCACGCGGCCGGTGTGCCGCTCATCGTCGACAACACGATCGCGACGCCCTACCTCATCCGCCCCTTCGAGCACGGGGCGGACATCATCGTCCACTCGGCCACGAAGTTCCTCGGCGGCCACGGCACGGTCATCGGCGGGGTCATCGTCGACGGCGGCACCTTCTCGTGGACCGGCCACGCGGAGCGGTTCCCGGGCCTCACGACGCCGGACCCCTCGTACCACGGGGCCGTCTACACGGACGCCGTCGGAGACGCCCTCGCCTACATCATCAAGGCCCGCGTACAGTTGCTGCGCGACCTCGGTGCGGCCATCGCCCCGGCGAGCGCCTGGCAGCTCATCCAGGGCATCGAGACGCTCAGCCTGCGGATCGAGCGTCACGTGCAGAACGCCCAGCACGTCGCCGAGTGGCTCGACGCGCACCCCGACATCGCGAGCGTCAACTACTCGGGGCTGCCGTCGAGCCCCTGGTACGCCACCGCCAACCGGTACGCCCCGAAGGGGGTCGGCGCCGTGTTGTCCTTCGAGCTGAAGGGCGGCGTCGACGCCGGTCGCGCGTTCGTGAACTCGCTGAAGTTGTTCTCGCACCTCGCGAACATCGGCGACGTCCGTTCGCTCGTCATCCACCCGGCGTCGACGACGCACTCGCAGCTGTCGCCCGAGCAGCAGCTCACGGCCGGGGTCACGCCGGGTCTCGTGCGCCTCTCCGTGGGGCTCGAGAACATCGACGACATCACGGCGGACCTCCAGGCCGGTCTGACCGCCGCGAAGCAGGTCGTCGAGGCCGCCCGGGTCTGA